From the Oncorhynchus nerka isolate Pitt River linkage group LG28, Oner_Uvic_2.0, whole genome shotgun sequence genome, one window contains:
- the LOC115113708 gene encoding brain-derived neurotrophic factor → MTILFLTMVISYFSCMRAAPMRDAPGMRGHRTEGYLGAAVTAGRGHGTPQSGGGPGQHGGLPSLTDTFEQVIEELLEVDGEAAQLGPGADKGQGGGGPSSVVTTETKDVDLYASRVMISNQVPLEPPLLFLLEEYKNYLDAANMSMRVRRHSDPSRRGELSVCDSISQWVTAVDKKTAIDMSGQTVTVLEKVPVPNGQLKQYFYETKCNPMGYTKEGCRGIDKRHYNSQCRTTQSYVRALTMDSKKKIGWRFIRIDTSCVCTLTIKRGR, encoded by the coding sequence ATGACCATCCTGTTCCTTACTATGGTTATTTCATACTTCAGTTGCATGAGAGCTGCTCCCATGAGAGACGCCCCGGGTATGCGGGGCCACCGAACGGAAGGCTACTTGGGTGCTGCAGTGACAGCCGGCCGGGGCCACGGGACTCCACAGAGCGGGGGTGGGCCGGGCCAGCATGGGGGACTGCCCTCGCTCACAGACACGTTTGAGCAGGTGATTGAGGAGCTCTTGGAGGTGGATGGAGAAGCAGCTCAGCTGGGGCCTGGGGCTGACAAGGGCCAGGGAGGAGGGGGTCCTTCCTCTGTGGTCACCACGGAGACCAAGGATGTCGACCTGTATGCATCGCGGGTGATGATCAGCAACCAAGTGCCTTTAGAGCCACCGCTGCTTTTTCTCCTGGAGGAATACAAAAACTACCTGGACGCCGCTAACATGTCCATGAGGGTACGGCGGCATTCTGACCCGTCGCGGCGTGGCGAGCTGAGTGTGTGTGATAGTATTAGCCAGTGGGTGACAGCTGTGGACAAAAAGACAGCCATAGACATGTCTGGGCAGACCGTTACCGTCCTGGAAAAGGTCCCTGTCCCCAATGGCCAACTGAAGCAATACTTTTATGAGACCAAATGTAACCCTATGGGGTACACAAAGGAGGGCTGCCGTGGAATAGACAAGAGGCATTATAACTCCCAATGCAGGACAACCCAGTCCTACGTGCGAGCGCTCACCATGGATAGCAAAAAGAAGATTGGCTGGCGGTTTATAAGGATAGACACATCATGTGTATGCACATTGACCATTAAAAGAGGAagatag